The Treponema sp. Marseille-Q3903 genomic interval CTTTTGACACAAACAAAAACAAAAATAAAAAGAAAATCGAAAAATTTATAAAAAGGCTTCGGGAATTAAAATCGATTGACTGCAAAAATTATGCAGATGAAATGGAGGAAAAATTATTATGAAAATATTGTTTATAAAAAATAGCCTTGCACTTGTCATTTTTGCATTTTTTATGATAACAGGATGTTCTTGTTTTGCTGAAAACAATATTCCGTATATTGTCGACGCAACTGTGGAAATGAAAGAATCATCATCAGAATACGAAATATGTGGACTAGATCTTTATTTTTTGAATAAGTCTGAAAGCGATGTCGAATCATTTACAATCTCTTTCTTTTTGTTTGATAAAGACGGTAATCCTATATCGACTGGGAAAAGCAACATCGTGCTGACGATTGAAAAGCAAATTGAAAAAGAAAAACCGTTCACGACGTGTATCAGCCTTGATAAATACTTCAACGTCGTCCCCGATGAAATATACGGAATAGATTATCTTTACGTCAGCAGAATTGAATATTCTGACGGTTCTGTGTGGTCTGACCCATTTGGAATGAAGCGTTTTTGAAAGGGGGGGAGATGAAAAATCGTAAAAAAATATTTTTGATTTTATCTGCTTTGTCTGTTTGCATTTTTGACGTGCTTTTTTTGTTCAGCTGCAAAATGATTTTCCCCGACGTCATGAAAAACGGCGGAGAGCATATTTCAATCGACAAACCTGAACACAAATACGATGATGAGTCAAAACTTGAACAGCCTCTGTGGAATATTTTAATCTACATGTCCGCTGACAACAACCTTGAAGGAAACGCAATCGATGATATCTGTGAGATGGAGAGTTCCAACCTTGATGTAGAAAAAGTTTGCGTTTTCGTCTTAATCGACAGGCATCCGGGGTATGACTCATCAGATGGGAACTGGACAGGGACTCGTTTATATAGATTAAAAACAAATTCTAAAATTTCCAAAAAAAAGATAATTTCCGAAGAGATTGAATGCAGGGAACTCGGTTTAAAAAAAGGCGAAAATACAGAACTCGATATGTCGTCTCAGTATGTTTTTTCCGATTCGTTGAGTTTTATCACAAAACATTTTCCTGCAAAAAATTATGGGCTTATAATCTGGGGGCATGGAACCGGATATAAAGGCTTTTCGTATGACGAAACTTCGAGAACTTATATGACGCTGTCTCAATTCGGAGACTCTCTTTGTTCCACTCTCGGAGACAGCAAGTTAGACTTTATCGGGTTTGACACATGCTTTGGAGCGGAAATTGAAGTTGTCTATGAGTTGAAAGATTACGCTTCGTATTTCATCGGGACGGAAGGGCTTCAGACAACAACAGGGTGGAATTATAAAGAGATATTCAATCAGTTTCAGCAAAACGAAAATA includes:
- a CDS encoding clostripain-related cysteine peptidase; amino-acid sequence: MKNRKKIFLILSALSVCIFDVLFLFSCKMIFPDVMKNGGEHISIDKPEHKYDDESKLEQPLWNILIYMSADNNLEGNAIDDICEMESSNLDVEKVCVFVLIDRHPGYDSSDGNWTGTRLYRLKTNSKISKKKIISEEIECRELGLKKGENTELDMSSQYVFSDSLSFITKHFPAKNYGLIIWGHGTGYKGFSYDETSRTYMTLSQFGDSLCSTLGDSKLDFIGFDTCFGAEIEVVYELKDYASYFIGTEGLQTTTGWNYKEIFNQFQQNENKTAFVFCKAVNDNFKKSYSTVPKASIACVDTAKFREYFSAFDDFCFESAKVIISRNVRDDIIDILLSKKEVKTERYSYESVGSDIYLDNYSLVKNLTDYFRKKLNAEDSAQIIKRAEKFFESDEAVVAESWASDRDRGGLGVYFSTYTSGLLLSVAHPGEYTKGKYANQIQFVKDSNGYVPDTKMGVSLLNKLFYSGYN